The Psychroflexus sp. ALD_RP9 region ACGAAGGTACTATAGATTTAATTGGTGCTTACATCCGTGAATTAGAAAAAACAAGTTGGATGCTAGATGCTTGGGTTAAAAGTGTTGATGATAAATAATTATTAAATGAAAGAAGCCGATATATTAGACCAAACACAAAGTGTTTGGTCTTCTTTTTACGAAAAAATTTTTGTTTGGATAAATGAATTTATAGATAGTTTACCCAACTTAATTTTAGCAATAATAGTATTTATCCTTTTTATTATTATCTCTAAATATGCAGGAAAACTATTTAATAAAATTCTAGCACGAAGCTCTACACAAGCCTCTATTAGAGTAATTTCGGTAAAAGTTTTAAAAGCCGTTATTGGCCTGATAGGCTTTTTTATTGCTTTAGGAATTTTAAATTTAAATACTGTTTTAACTTCAGTCCTCGGAGCAGCTGGTGTTGTAGGTTTAGCAGTAGGTTTGGCCTTGCAAGGTACATTAAATAATACCTTTTCAGGTGTAATTATTAGTTTCTTACCAAAAATTCAAATTAACGACTGGATTGAAACGAATGATTTTGCAGGCAAGGTGATTGATATCAATTTAAGAAGTGTTGTTTTGCAAACTGCAGATAATAATCACGTCATGATTCCGAACTCTAAGATTGTAGATTCGGCTTTTAAAAACTTCAGTAGCGACCCACGTGGTCGTGTTACAGTTTCATGCGGTGTTGGCTATGAAAGTGATTTAGATGAAGTTCAACAAATAACAACCGATGCTATCGAAGCTATTTTTAAACAAAAATTCAATGAAGAAATTGAATTTTTTTACACTGGTTTTGGAAATAGCTCAATTGATTATATCGTCAGGTTTTGGACAAAAGTTGAAAATCAAAAAGATATTTATATTGCTCAGCATCAGGCTATTTTAGCGATCAAAAGAGCCTACAATAAACATGATATCAACATTCCATTCCCTATTAGAACACTAGATTTTGGTAAAAACAAATTCAGGTCTGAAGTTTTAGATATTCGAAATCATACAGATGAAAATTAAAACTTATTGAATCATTTCTTTATATAGCGCTTCATATTTTGGTACAATAGCCTTGACATCAAATTGAAGCGCTGTTTTTTTAGCATTGACCTTAAAATTTTCTAGTCTTGCTTCATTAGATAAAATATGTATTGCATTTTTAGCCATATCATCGATATCTCCTAAATTAGATAAAAATCCAGAAACGCCATGCTTATTAACTTCTGGTATTCCACCTGTATTTGTAGAAATAACAGGAACGCTATAAGCCATCGCTTCTAAAGCAGCAAGACCAAAACTCTCTTTTTTGGATGGTAACAAAAATAAATCTGAAAAACACAGTATTTTTTCAACTTCATTACTCTTTCCTAAAAAAATAATATGTTGCCTCACATTTAATTTATGAGCTAAAACTGATGCATTTTCACGTTCAGGGCCATCACCAACAATAATTAATTTGGCTTTTAACTGTTGTCTAATTTTAGCAAACACCTTAATCACATCACTAATTCTTTTCACAGGACGTAAATTACTAACATGTGTGATTATTTTTTCGTCATCATTAGCCATTAAATGCCTTTGACAGTTACCCACGTCAAACTTAACTTTTTCAAAGTCGATAAAATTAGGAATAACACTTATATCTTTATTAATATCAAAAATATCAAGCGTATTCTCTTTTAAGCTTTGAGAAACAGAGGTTACTAAATTACTTTGATTAATACTAAAGTTAACCGCTGGTTTGTAAAATGAATGGCTACCAACCAAAGTAATGTCTGTACCATGCAATGTTGTAATCATTGGTAAATTAATACCTTCGTCCTTTAGCATCTGCTGAGCCATAAACCCGGCATAAGCATGTGGAATTGCATAATGTACATGAAGTAAATCAATTTGGTGCTGTTTAACAACTGTAACCAACTTACTTGATAATGCCAACTCATAAGGTTGATAGTGAAATAAGGGATATTCAGGAACAATTACCTCATGGTACTTAATTTGGTGCGATAAATATTCTAACCTAACAGGCTGTTTATAAGTTACAAAATGTATTTCATGTCCGCGTTTAGAAAGGGCAATACCTAATTCTGTCGCTACTACTCCACTTCCACCAAAAGTTGGGTAACAAACAATGGCTATCTTCATATCTTAAAAATGAAATTAAAGCACTAAATTAGAATTTTATAAACTAAGAAATCTTAAATAAAATCAAATTTAATTTTATTCCTCAAGTGCATCATAAATAACCTGCTGAATTTTGGTGCGAATATCTTCTTCAATGAGTTTTCGGTTTGAAGCATCCGGATGAATACGGTTTGATAAAAAGACATATAAAATTCCAGTTGAAGGGTCTGCCCATGTATAAGTTCCTGTAAATCCTGAATGACCAAAACTAGTCATAGAAACGCAACCACATGTTGGGCCAACATCATCTAGTTGCGGCTTATCAAAGCCTAAACCTCGCCTAACATCTTTATCACAATAATAACAAGTATTAAATGCCTGAATAGTTGAAGGATTAAAATAGGTTCTACCTCCAAAAGTTCCTTCATTCAGATACATTTGCATAAACTGAGCAACACTTCTAGCATTCCCAAACAAGCCGGCATGACCACCAACTCCTCCAAGCATCGCGGCGCCTTGGTCATGAACATTACCATGAACTAATTCTTTACGCCAAATCTGATCATCCTCGGTTGGTATAATTTCAGATAGATTTTTATGCCGTTTAGGGTAAAAAAACATATTTTTAATATGCATTGTTTTATAAAAATCATTTTGAATGATAGTATGAATGGAATCTTTGTAAGATCGCTCAATAAACTGTTTTAAAAAGTAAAAAGGAAGATCTGAGTATTTATATTCAATTTTTTCTAAAAGTTCAGATGAAGCTATTTGAGCATAAATTGAGTCCTGATAATCTTTTCGTAAATATAAATTTTCAGTAACTGGAACGCTGTATTTTTTTGAAGGTTCTTCACGATAATAATAATCTAAACTATCTAAAGTTGAAACATAAAAAGGAATCCAAGCCTGTAAACCAGCGTAATGTGATAGCATACGTTTAACTGAAATATTGGTCTTGTTTGTGGTATCTAATTCAGGTAATAGATTTGATAGTTTATCATGAATACTGACTTTCCCTTCTTCAACTAAACGCATAAACAACGGCAATGTTGACAAAATTTTAGTTAATGATGCTAAATCATAAACATCTGTAGGTTTTACCGGAATCTTGTTTTCATAAGTATGAAATCCTAAAGATTTATCGTAAAAAATACTTCCATTTTTTGCTATAATAACTTGAACACCAGGAGACATTTTCTGCTCAACAACTTCAGTTAACAAGCTATCAACCTCTGAGAGTTTAGCTGTATTAAAGCCTAAGTTTTCAGGATAATCGTATTTCATTCTTCCTGTTGTAGAATTTTGATAACCTGTTCCAACAGGAAAAGCCTTAGTAATAGAAACAGGTAAACGGCCTTGTGCTTTAGTGGCCCCAAAAATAATTTCAGCGGCTACCTGCTGAGCATCGTCAGCATTTTGGTAGGCTTGTAATATTACTTCAATTGGTAAGAACGAGTTAAGGTCGAGCAAAGCATATGGACTTGTAAAATTTACAAAAAACACCTTATGCTCTCTCGATATAGCATCTAGTAATTTAATTTCAGATGTTGTTAAACTATAAGATTTCCAAGGATTTTCATCAGATTTATGATGACTTATGATAACCTGATCTGCAAACTTCAACTCTTCTAAAAGATTAGGATTTTCTTTTGAAAATGAATTGATTTCGGCGTAATTTGAAAGTGTTTCTATAAACTTGTTATTCTTTGCGTCTCCAAACTTTATATAAGCAATCTTAGAATGATTAATTTCAGATATTGGCACACTATTTACATCATTCTTAACTAAAGTTACTGCTTCTTTGAATGCTTTAAAACGAGTTGCTTTATTATTATCTGTATTTAGATCAGATGCCAAATTGTTAAGTGATATAGGGTGATAGTTATTTAAACCAACCTTATACTTAGCATAGAGTATTTTTTTGACTGAGTGAGTTAATCTTGATTTAGAAATTGTTCCGTTGTTGTAGGCTTTTTTTATTTGCTTAATAGCAGCTTCTAAGTTGTTGGGTATAAGTAAGACATCATTTCCTGCTAAAAAGGCCTTTAACTCAACAATTCCTTTTTCTCCAAACTCACTTGCACCTTTCATATTTAAGGCATCAGTAAAAATTAAACCTGAAAACTGAAGTCGATTTATCAACAGTGAATCGACTACTTTAGATGATAATGAGGTTGGCAAACCATCTTGCTCGGTTAATTTTGGAACATTTAAGTGGGCAACCATTACGCTGCTTAGCCCTTGTTTAAAAAGCTTTTTGTAAGGATATAATTCGATAGAATCTAATCGATTTACATCAAATTCTAGACTTGGCAGGGTTTTATGTGAGTCTTGATCAGTATCACCATGACCTGGAAAATGTTTGGCATTTGCTAAAACACCTTCAGATTGAAAGCCTTTAATTAAAGCCAGTGCTTTTTGGGTAACCTGATTACGATCTTCACCAAAAGAGCGGTTTCCTATAATTGGATTTTTAGGATTAGTATTAATATCTACAACAGGTGCAAAATTTACATGAACACCTAACCGCTTGCTGTGCTGAGCAATTTGTTGACCTACCTCAAAAACCGTATTATTATTGGTTATTGCGCCTAGTGTCATATTATAAGGGAAAGAGAAAGTTTCATCTAAACGCATTGACAAACCCCATTCAGCATCCATACCTATTAATAATGGAACTTCAGCAATTTGTTGAAATTCATTTGTAAGTTGAATTTGTTGTTTGGCAGTACCTTTAGAGAATATTACGCCACCAATATGAAAGTTTTTGATTTTATTTTTTAAAATATTTATTTCAGCTGATGATGCACTAGAAAACACATCAACCATAAATAATTGACCTATTTTTTGCTCTAAACTTAGAGTGTTATAAATACTATCAACCCATTTCCTTTGAGCTGAATGATTTTCAGCTATGAGAGGTTTTACTTGTTGAGCGTAAAAAAAATTGACTGCTAAAACAGCCAATAATAAAACTTGATTTCTTTGCATAGTTTATTTTAGTAATCGCGCATGCCAACTTTCTTCTAAAGGAATTTCCCAGAAATCATCAAATTCAGCTTTTGTATTCACTAAATTATTAAAAACTATGGTTTGTCTAGAAACAGCTTTTTGTTTCACCATTTTTTTAAAATCTTTCAAATTTTTGTGCGCTACAAAATCGCCTTGTTTGTAACTTACATTCATTTTGTCTAACAAATCAACTTTGTAATCTTCCTCCAAAAACTGTATAAATCTTACAGAAGCGTCTATTGAACAACCTGAAGCCGAACTAGTTGTTTGATCTAACCCGATAACAATAAATCGATTGTAAGGAATTTTATATCCTGCACTTAAATCTTTACCATGAGCCGTCCAATCTTTTAAAAAGGCCTCAATTTTTGGCT contains the following coding sequences:
- the bshA gene encoding N-acetyl-alpha-D-glucosaminyl L-malate synthase BshA, which gives rise to MKIAIVCYPTFGGSGVVATELGIALSKRGHEIHFVTYKQPVRLEYLSHQIKYHEVIVPEYPLFHYQPYELALSSKLVTVVKQHQIDLLHVHYAIPHAYAGFMAQQMLKDEGINLPMITTLHGTDITLVGSHSFYKPAVNFSINQSNLVTSVSQSLKENTLDIFDINKDISVIPNFIDFEKVKFDVGNCQRHLMANDDEKIITHVSNLRPVKRISDVIKVFAKIRQQLKAKLIIVGDGPERENASVLAHKLNVRQHIIFLGKSNEVEKILCFSDLFLLPSKKESFGLAALEAMAYSVPVISTNTGGIPEVNKHGVSGFLSNLGDIDDMAKNAIHILSNEARLENFKVNAKKTALQFDVKAIVPKYEALYKEMIQ
- a CDS encoding mechanosensitive ion channel family protein; amino-acid sequence: MKEADILDQTQSVWSSFYEKIFVWINEFIDSLPNLILAIIVFILFIIISKYAGKLFNKILARSSTQASIRVISVKVLKAVIGLIGFFIALGILNLNTVLTSVLGAAGVVGLAVGLALQGTLNNTFSGVIISFLPKIQINDWIETNDFAGKVIDINLRSVVLQTADNNHVMIPNSKIVDSAFKNFSSDPRGRVTVSCGVGYESDLDEVQQITTDAIEAIFKQKFNEEIEFFYTGFGNSSIDYIVRFWTKVENQKDIYIAQHQAILAIKRAYNKHDINIPFPIRTLDFGKNKFRSEVLDIRNHTDEN
- a CDS encoding ABC transporter ATPase; this translates as MIVDFNSLPDDARIWVYQSNRSFSEEELSTLKPKIEAFLKDWTAHGKDLSAGYKIPYNRFIVIGLDQTTSSASGCSIDASVRFIQFLEEDYKVDLLDKMNVSYKQGDFVAHKNLKDFKKMVKQKAVSRQTIVFNNLVNTKAEFDDFWEIPLEESWHARLLK
- a CDS encoding glycoside hydrolase family 3 N-terminal domain-containing protein, with product MQRNQVLLLAVLAVNFFYAQQVKPLIAENHSAQRKWVDSIYNTLSLEQKIGQLFMVDVFSSASSAEINILKNKIKNFHIGGVIFSKGTAKQQIQLTNEFQQIAEVPLLIGMDAEWGLSMRLDETFSFPYNMTLGAITNNNTVFEVGQQIAQHSKRLGVHVNFAPVVDINTNPKNPIIGNRSFGEDRNQVTQKALALIKGFQSEGVLANAKHFPGHGDTDQDSHKTLPSLEFDVNRLDSIELYPYKKLFKQGLSSVMVAHLNVPKLTEQDGLPTSLSSKVVDSLLINRLQFSGLIFTDALNMKGASEFGEKGIVELKAFLAGNDVLLIPNNLEAAIKQIKKAYNNGTISKSRLTHSVKKILYAKYKVGLNNYHPISLNNLASDLNTDNNKATRFKAFKEAVTLVKNDVNSVPISEINHSKIAYIKFGDAKNNKFIETLSNYAEINSFSKENPNLLEELKFADQVIISHHKSDENPWKSYSLTTSEIKLLDAISREHKVFFVNFTSPYALLDLNSFLPIEVILQAYQNADDAQQVAAEIIFGATKAQGRLPVSITKAFPVGTGYQNSTTGRMKYDYPENLGFNTAKLSEVDSLLTEVVEQKMSPGVQVIIAKNGSIFYDKSLGFHTYENKIPVKPTDVYDLASLTKILSTLPLFMRLVEEGKVSIHDKLSNLLPELDTTNKTNISVKRMLSHYAGLQAWIPFYVSTLDSLDYYYREEPSKKYSVPVTENLYLRKDYQDSIYAQIASSELLEKIEYKYSDLPFYFLKQFIERSYKDSIHTIIQNDFYKTMHIKNMFFYPKRHKNLSEIIPTEDDQIWRKELVHGNVHDQGAAMLGGVGGHAGLFGNARSVAQFMQMYLNEGTFGGRTYFNPSTIQAFNTCYYCDKDVRRGLGFDKPQLDDVGPTCGCVSMTSFGHSGFTGTYTWADPSTGILYVFLSNRIHPDASNRKLIEEDIRTKIQQVIYDALEE